A genome region from Nocardia sp. NBC_00565 includes the following:
- a CDS encoding GuaB3 family IMP dehydrogenase-related protein, with protein sequence MRDMVEIGMGRTARRTYELDDVDIVPSRRTRSSKQVSLGWQLDAYRFEIPFLAHPTDALVSPEFAIELGRLGGLGVINGEGLWARHADVTAKIDQLLELVAKGGYERAVALLQELHAAPMQPDLLAAAVAQVRAAGVTVAVRVSPQNARALTPALVQAGIDLLVVHGTIISAEHVGDGEPLNLKTFIAELDVPVVAGGVSDHKTALHLMRTGAAGVIVGYGSYPGATTTGEVLGIGVPMATAIADAAAARRDYLDETGGRYVHVIADGDIANSGQLAKAIACGADAAMLGVPLALAAEAPGRGWYWPSSAAHPSVPRGSLLHVEDPWDLGGELSGDTGDTLRPSLERVLFGPSDDPFGSLNLVGGLRRSMAKAGYSDLKEFQRVGLSVRA encoded by the coding sequence GTGCGCGACATGGTCGAGATCGGAATGGGTCGGACCGCCCGGCGTACCTATGAACTGGACGATGTAGACATCGTCCCGTCGCGGCGGACTCGTTCGTCGAAGCAGGTATCGCTGGGGTGGCAGTTGGACGCCTACCGGTTCGAGATCCCGTTCCTCGCGCATCCCACCGACGCGCTCGTCTCACCGGAGTTCGCCATCGAACTCGGACGGCTCGGTGGGCTCGGTGTCATCAACGGTGAGGGGCTCTGGGCCCGGCACGCCGATGTCACCGCGAAGATCGACCAGCTGCTCGAGCTCGTCGCCAAGGGCGGGTACGAGCGTGCCGTCGCGCTGCTGCAGGAGCTGCACGCCGCGCCGATGCAGCCGGATCTGCTGGCCGCCGCGGTCGCGCAGGTGCGGGCCGCCGGTGTGACGGTCGCGGTGCGGGTGAGCCCGCAGAACGCCCGCGCCCTGACTCCCGCGCTGGTGCAGGCCGGTATCGACCTGCTCGTCGTGCACGGCACCATCATCTCCGCCGAACACGTCGGCGACGGTGAGCCGTTGAATCTCAAGACCTTCATCGCCGAACTCGACGTGCCGGTGGTCGCCGGTGGGGTCAGTGATCACAAGACCGCGCTGCATCTGATGCGCACCGGCGCCGCGGGCGTCATCGTCGGCTACGGCTCCTACCCGGGCGCGACCACGACCGGCGAGGTGCTCGGCATCGGGGTGCCGATGGCGACCGCGATCGCCGACGCCGCCGCCGCGCGCCGCGACTACCTGGACGAAACCGGCGGGCGCTATGTGCACGTGATCGCCGACGGTGATATCGCGAATTCGGGTCAGCTGGCCAAGGCCATTGCCTGTGGCGCGGATGCCGCCATGCTCGGTGTGCCGCTGGCGCTGGCCGCCGAGGCGCCGGGCCGCGGCTGGTACTGGCCGTCGTCGGCCGCGCATCCCTCGGTGCCGCGCGGTTCGCTGCTGCACGTGGAGGATCCGTGGGATCTGGGCGGCGAGCTGTCCGGTGACACCGGCGATACGTTGCGCCCGAGCCTGGAGCGCGTTCTCTTCGGTCCCTCCGACGACCCCTTCGGCTCGCTGAATCTCGTTGGCGGCCTGCGCCGTTCGATGGCGAAGGCGGGCTACTCCGACCTCAAGGAATTCCAGCGGGTCGGTCTGAGCGTGCGCGCCTGA
- a CDS encoding alpha/beta fold hydrolase, whose amino-acid sequence MPFARAIDADIHYEDSGGDGPVVLLAHEFFMDRTMFASQMAALAPEFRIVSWDARGHGRTKDQGLPFTYWTAARDALTVLDHLGAERAVFGGTAQGGFTALRTALIAPERVSALILISTEAHGPTAEQSTATQKFLDEWYDDGSRREAVEQLAYWLIGDDEWYRAIWTKRWLVRDRRGIEVAAGCLLGRDSVLDRLAEITCPALVIHATDSGIARDRAEQLAEGLTASTYAEIAGARLAVTMTHPEPVNAVIQQFLREHTVPTHVR is encoded by the coding sequence GTGCCCTTCGCCCGCGCGATAGACGCCGACATCCACTACGAGGACAGTGGCGGCGACGGTCCGGTGGTCTTACTCGCACACGAATTCTTCATGGACCGAACGATGTTCGCATCCCAGATGGCCGCGCTCGCACCGGAATTCCGGATCGTGTCCTGGGACGCGCGCGGGCACGGGCGCACCAAGGACCAGGGGCTGCCGTTCACCTACTGGACCGCCGCGCGCGACGCCCTCACCGTGCTCGATCATCTCGGTGCCGAACGCGCGGTGTTCGGCGGCACCGCGCAAGGGGGGTTCACCGCGCTACGCACCGCGCTCATCGCACCCGAGCGGGTTTCGGCGCTGATCTTGATCAGCACCGAGGCGCACGGCCCAACAGCCGAACAGTCCACCGCGACCCAGAAATTCCTGGACGAGTGGTACGACGACGGCTCCCGCCGGGAAGCCGTCGAACAACTCGCGTACTGGCTGATCGGCGATGACGAGTGGTACCGAGCGATCTGGACCAAGCGGTGGCTGGTCCGCGACCGCCGCGGCATCGAGGTCGCCGCGGGCTGCCTGCTCGGCCGGGACTCGGTGCTGGACCGCTTGGCCGAAATCACCTGCCCCGCCTTGGTGATTCACGCCACCGACAGCGGTATCGCCCGCGACCGCGCCGAACAGCTCGCCGAGGGGCTGACCGCATCCACCTACGCGGAGATCGCGGGCGCGCGCTTAGCGGTCACCATGACCCACCCCGAACCCGTCAACGCCGTCATCCAGCAGTTCCTGCGCGAGCACACGGTGCCGACCCACGTTCGCTGA
- the guaA gene encoding glutamine-hydrolyzing GMP synthase, which translates to MRVAETQRPVLVVDFGAQYAQLIARRVRESSVFSEVIPHSTTVEEIAEKQPLAVILSGGPASVYAEGAPQLDARLFDLGIPVFGICYGFQAMAQALGGTVSQTGTREYGRTDLNIDGGLLHGGLPTKQPVWMSHGDAVTDAPEGFEVTGTSAGAPVAAFEDRARKLAGVQYHPEVLHSPHGQQVLSRFLHELAEIPATWTPANIADSLITSVREQIGDGHAICGLSGGVDSAVAAALVQRAIGDRLTCVFVDHGLLRAGEREQVQQDFVAATGAKLVTVDAVDKFLGELKGITDPEEKRKTIGREFIRSFEDAVSEVVVEQGGGALPKVEFLVQGTLYPDVVESGGGSGTANIKSHHNVGGLPDDLEFELVEPLRLLFKDEVRAVGRELGLPEEIVARQPFPGPGLAIRIVGEVTADRLDTLRQADAIAREELTAAGLDRQIWQCPVVLLADVRSVGVQGDGRTYGHPIVLRPVSSEDAMTADWTRLPYDVLERISTRITNEVAEVNRVVLDVTSKPPGTIEWE; encoded by the coding sequence GTGCGGGTGGCAGAAACTCAGAGACCGGTCCTCGTCGTCGACTTCGGCGCACAATACGCCCAGCTGATCGCCCGGCGGGTCCGTGAATCGAGTGTGTTCTCGGAGGTGATTCCGCATAGCACCACGGTGGAGGAGATCGCCGAGAAGCAGCCACTCGCGGTGATCCTGTCCGGCGGACCCGCCAGCGTGTATGCCGAGGGCGCACCGCAGTTGGACGCGCGGCTGTTCGATCTCGGCATCCCGGTCTTCGGCATCTGCTACGGCTTCCAGGCCATGGCGCAGGCGCTCGGCGGCACCGTCTCGCAGACCGGCACCCGTGAATACGGCCGCACCGACCTCAATATCGACGGTGGCCTGCTGCACGGCGGCCTGCCGACCAAGCAGCCGGTGTGGATGAGCCACGGCGACGCCGTTACCGACGCGCCCGAGGGTTTCGAGGTGACCGGCACCAGCGCGGGCGCGCCGGTCGCCGCGTTCGAGGATCGGGCCCGCAAGCTGGCCGGTGTGCAGTACCACCCGGAGGTGCTGCATTCGCCGCACGGCCAGCAGGTGCTCAGCCGCTTCCTGCACGAACTCGCCGAGATTCCGGCCACCTGGACCCCGGCCAATATCGCTGATTCGCTGATCACCTCGGTGCGCGAGCAGATCGGTGACGGCCACGCCATCTGCGGGCTGTCGGGCGGCGTGGACAGCGCGGTTGCCGCCGCGCTGGTGCAGCGCGCCATCGGCGACCGGCTGACCTGTGTATTCGTCGACCACGGCCTGTTGCGGGCGGGGGAGCGCGAGCAGGTGCAGCAGGACTTCGTCGCCGCGACCGGCGCGAAGCTGGTGACCGTCGACGCGGTGGACAAGTTCCTCGGTGAACTGAAGGGCATCACCGATCCGGAGGAGAAGCGCAAGACCATCGGCCGGGAGTTCATCCGGTCGTTCGAGGACGCGGTCTCCGAGGTGGTCGTCGAGCAGGGCGGTGGCGCGCTGCCGAAGGTCGAATTCCTGGTGCAGGGCACGCTGTATCCGGACGTCGTCGAATCCGGTGGCGGCTCGGGCACCGCGAATATCAAGAGCCATCACAATGTCGGCGGTCTGCCCGACGATCTGGAGTTCGAACTCGTCGAGCCGCTGCGGCTGCTGTTCAAGGACGAGGTGCGCGCGGTCGGCCGTGAGCTCGGGCTGCCCGAGGAAATCGTTGCCCGCCAACCGTTCCCGGGGCCCGGCCTGGCCATCCGGATTGTCGGTGAGGTCACCGCGGACCGGCTGGACACGCTGCGCCAGGCCGATGCCATCGCGCGCGAGGAGTTGACCGCCGCCGGTCTGGACCGCCAGATCTGGCAGTGCCCGGTGGTGCTGCTCGCCGATGTGCGCAGTGTCGGCGTACAGGGCGACGGCCGCACCTACGGTCATCCGATCGTGCTGCGCCCGGTCTCCAGCGAGGACGCCATGACCGCGGACTGGACTCGCCTGCCCTACGACGTGCTCGAGCGCATCTCCACCCGCATCACCAATGAGGTGGCCGAGGTCAACCGGGTGGTCCTCGATGTGACGAGCAAACCGCCGGGCACCATCGAATGGGAGTGA